A genome region from Brassica oleracea var. oleracea cultivar TO1000 chromosome C2, BOL, whole genome shotgun sequence includes the following:
- the LOC106322485 gene encoding probable LRR receptor-like serine/threonine-protein kinase At1g56140 isoform X2, producing the protein MEWLTFGINALSGPFPKEIGLLTKLKSLYMGNYGLRGEIPLSFANLVLLEDVKILGTSLTGPIPSSFSNLISLRELSIGDIPNGGSLKFIKDMKSLSILVLRNSNLTGTIPSNIAEYTSLQQVDLSFIKLHGPIPASLFSLSKLTHLFLGNNTLNGSLPTQKSKTLSNIDVSYNDLSGSLPSWVSLPNLKLNLVANNFTLKSLDKRGLLGLKCLQKNFPCNRGKGICKRDLKNDLLKVFSIDWCLDSDFFINCGGPQIRSVTVKVFEKENEDLGSASSTVSYVQRWAVSSVGLFAGSSNNMWVINSLDSEIFQSARHSSSSLRYYGLGLENGGYTVTLQFAEIDILGTNSWRGLGTRRFNIYVQGRLVVRDFDICKTSGDTTVQAVMKEYKANVSENYLEIHLFWAGKGSFTVPVLGTFGPLISAVSAKPDFTPTVGNRPPTKEKHKTGLVVGAIVGLGLLGIFAGAGMFIIRKSRKRYTDDEELLSMDVKPYTFAYSELKTATQDFNPSNKLGEGGFGSVYKGNLKDGREIAVKVLSAGSRQGKGQFVAEIVAISAVLHRNLVKLYGCCYEGDYRLLVYEYLPNGSLDQALFGGDRILHLDWSTRFEICMGVSRGLAYLHEEASVRIVHRDVKASNILLDSKLLPKVSDFGLAKLLDILRQSMPCADT; encoded by the exons ATGGAATGGCT AACTTTTGGGATCAATGCCTTGTCTGGCCCCTTTCCTAAGGAAATTGGTTTGCTTACAAAGTTGAAATCGCT ATACATGGGAAATTATGGACTTAGAGGGGAAATACCCTTATCATTTGCTAATCTCGTATTGCTGGAAGACGT GAAAATTCTAGGAACTAGCTTAACTGGTCCGATACCATCGTCATTTTCCAACTTAATTTCTCTGAGAGAACT GAGTATTGGTGATATACCCAATGGAGGTTCTCTTAAGTTCATCAAAGACATGAAATCTTTAAGTATATT AGTATTGAGGAACAGCAATCTCACTGGGACAATACCCTCCAATATCGCGGAATACACAAGTCTGCAACAAGT AGATTTAAGCTTCATCAAACTACATGGACCAATTCCGGCTTCACTTTTCAGCTTAAGTAAACTTACTCACTT GTTTCTGGGAAACAACACGTTGAATGGTTCGTTGCCCACTCAAAAGAGCAAGACTTTGAGCAATAT AGATGTTTCGTACAATGATTTGTCTGGTAGTCTTCCTTCATGGGTCAGCTTACCAAATTTGAAACT CAACCTTGTTGCTAACAATTTCACCTTGAAAAGTCTTGACAAGAG AGGTTTACTAGGACTGAAGTGCCTGCAGAAGAACTTCCCCTGCAATCGAGGCAAAGGAATCTGTAAGCGTGATTTGAAAAATGATTTGCTTAAAGTTTTCTCTATTGACTGGTGTCTAGATTCTGATTTTTTTATCAACTGCGGAGGGCCACAAATACGGTCTGTTACCGTAAAGGTATTTGAGAAGGAGAATGAGGATCTTGGATCAGCTTCATCTACCGTGAGTTATGTTCAGAGATGGGCAGTCAGTAGTGTAGGACTTTTTGCCGGGAGTAGCAATAATATGTGGGTTATCAACAGTCTGGACTCCGAGATTTTTCAGTCAGCAAGACATTCTTCATCTTCTCTAAGGTATTATGGGTTGGGACTAGAAAATGGAGGTTATACTGTAACACTTCAGTTTGCTGAAATAGATATTCTTGGTACAAACTCGTGGAGAGGTTTAGGAACACGACGTTTCAACATTTATGTCCAG GGAAGACTTGTTGTAAGGGATTTTGATATATGCAAAACATCTGGTGACACTACTGTCCAAGCAGTAATGAAAGAATATAAAGCAAATGTATCTGAAAATTATCTTGAAATTCATCTTTTCTGGGCTGGCAAAGGATCATTTACTGTTCCTGTTCTAGGTACTTTTGGCCCACTAATATCGGCCGTCAGTGCAAAACCAG ATTTTACACCAACTGTGGGCAATAGGCCACCAACAAAAGAAAAGCATAAGACTGGTCTTGTCGTGGGTGCTATTGTTGGCCTTGGACTTTTAGGCATTTTTGCCGGCGCGGGTATGTTCATCATCCGAAAAAGCCGTAAGCGTTACACAGATGATGAAG AGCTGCTTAGTATGGACGTAAAGCCTTACACTTTTGCTTACTCTGAACTTAAAACTGCCACTCAAGATTTCAATCCTTCAAACAAGCTTGGCGAGGGAGGATTTGGGTCTGTATATAAG GGAAACCTGAAGGATGGAAGGGAGATTGCTGTTAAAGTGTTGTCAGCTGGATCTCGACAGGGAAAGGGACAATTTGTTGCAGAAATCGTAGCAATTTCTGCAGTTCTGCATCGCAATCTAGTAAAGCTTTACGGGTGCTGCTATGAAGGAGATTATCGTTTGCTTGTATATGAGTATCTCCCAAATGGAAGTCTCGATCAGGCACTATTTG GAGGTGACAGAATTTTACATCTTGATTGGTCAACCCGTTTTGAGATATGCATGGGAGTGTCCAGGGGTCTAGCCTACCTCCACGAGGAGGCCAGTGTTCGCATAGTACACAGAGATGTGAAGGCCAGCAACATTTTGCTCGACTCTAAGCTGCTCCCAAAAGTTTCTGATTTTGGCCTTGCAAAGCTAT TGGATATCTTGCGCCAGAGTATGCCATGCGCGGACACTTAA
- the LOC106322485 gene encoding probable LRR receptor-like serine/threonine-protein kinase At1g56140 isoform X3 produces MGNYGLRGEIPLSFANLVLLEDVKILGTSLTGPIPSSFSNLISLRELSIGDIPNGGSLKFIKDMKSLSILVLRNSNLTGTIPSNIAEYTSLQQVDLSFIKLHGPIPASLFSLSKLTHLFLGNNTLNGSLPTQKSKTLSNIDVSYNDLSGSLPSWVSLPNLKLNLVANNFTLKSLDKRGLLGLKCLQKNFPCNRGKGICKRDLKNDLLKVFSIDWCLDSDFFINCGGPQIRSVTVKVFEKENEDLGSASSTVSYVQRWAVSSVGLFAGSSNNMWVINSLDSEIFQSARHSSSSLRYYGLGLENGGYTVTLQFAEIDILGTNSWRGLGTRRFNIYVQGRLVVRDFDICKTSGDTTVQAVMKEYKANVSENYLEIHLFWAGKGSFTVPVLGTFGPLISAVSAKPDFTPTVGNRPPTKEKHKTGLVVGAIVGLGLLGIFAGAGMFIIRKSRKRYTDDEELLSMDVKPYTFAYSELKTATQDFNPSNKLGEGGFGSVYKGNLKDGREIAVKVLSAGSRQGKGQFVAEIVAISAVLHRNLVKLYGCCYEGDYRLLVYEYLPNGSLDQALFGGDRILHLDWSTRFEICMGVSRGLAYLHEEASVRIVHRDVKASNILLDSKLLPKVSDFGLAKLLDILRQSMPCADT; encoded by the exons ATGGGAAATTATGGACTTAGAGGGGAAATACCCTTATCATTTGCTAATCTCGTATTGCTGGAAGACGT GAAAATTCTAGGAACTAGCTTAACTGGTCCGATACCATCGTCATTTTCCAACTTAATTTCTCTGAGAGAACT GAGTATTGGTGATATACCCAATGGAGGTTCTCTTAAGTTCATCAAAGACATGAAATCTTTAAGTATATT AGTATTGAGGAACAGCAATCTCACTGGGACAATACCCTCCAATATCGCGGAATACACAAGTCTGCAACAAGT AGATTTAAGCTTCATCAAACTACATGGACCAATTCCGGCTTCACTTTTCAGCTTAAGTAAACTTACTCACTT GTTTCTGGGAAACAACACGTTGAATGGTTCGTTGCCCACTCAAAAGAGCAAGACTTTGAGCAATAT AGATGTTTCGTACAATGATTTGTCTGGTAGTCTTCCTTCATGGGTCAGCTTACCAAATTTGAAACT CAACCTTGTTGCTAACAATTTCACCTTGAAAAGTCTTGACAAGAG AGGTTTACTAGGACTGAAGTGCCTGCAGAAGAACTTCCCCTGCAATCGAGGCAAAGGAATCTGTAAGCGTGATTTGAAAAATGATTTGCTTAAAGTTTTCTCTATTGACTGGTGTCTAGATTCTGATTTTTTTATCAACTGCGGAGGGCCACAAATACGGTCTGTTACCGTAAAGGTATTTGAGAAGGAGAATGAGGATCTTGGATCAGCTTCATCTACCGTGAGTTATGTTCAGAGATGGGCAGTCAGTAGTGTAGGACTTTTTGCCGGGAGTAGCAATAATATGTGGGTTATCAACAGTCTGGACTCCGAGATTTTTCAGTCAGCAAGACATTCTTCATCTTCTCTAAGGTATTATGGGTTGGGACTAGAAAATGGAGGTTATACTGTAACACTTCAGTTTGCTGAAATAGATATTCTTGGTACAAACTCGTGGAGAGGTTTAGGAACACGACGTTTCAACATTTATGTCCAG GGAAGACTTGTTGTAAGGGATTTTGATATATGCAAAACATCTGGTGACACTACTGTCCAAGCAGTAATGAAAGAATATAAAGCAAATGTATCTGAAAATTATCTTGAAATTCATCTTTTCTGGGCTGGCAAAGGATCATTTACTGTTCCTGTTCTAGGTACTTTTGGCCCACTAATATCGGCCGTCAGTGCAAAACCAG ATTTTACACCAACTGTGGGCAATAGGCCACCAACAAAAGAAAAGCATAAGACTGGTCTTGTCGTGGGTGCTATTGTTGGCCTTGGACTTTTAGGCATTTTTGCCGGCGCGGGTATGTTCATCATCCGAAAAAGCCGTAAGCGTTACACAGATGATGAAG AGCTGCTTAGTATGGACGTAAAGCCTTACACTTTTGCTTACTCTGAACTTAAAACTGCCACTCAAGATTTCAATCCTTCAAACAAGCTTGGCGAGGGAGGATTTGGGTCTGTATATAAG GGAAACCTGAAGGATGGAAGGGAGATTGCTGTTAAAGTGTTGTCAGCTGGATCTCGACAGGGAAAGGGACAATTTGTTGCAGAAATCGTAGCAATTTCTGCAGTTCTGCATCGCAATCTAGTAAAGCTTTACGGGTGCTGCTATGAAGGAGATTATCGTTTGCTTGTATATGAGTATCTCCCAAATGGAAGTCTCGATCAGGCACTATTTG GAGGTGACAGAATTTTACATCTTGATTGGTCAACCCGTTTTGAGATATGCATGGGAGTGTCCAGGGGTCTAGCCTACCTCCACGAGGAGGCCAGTGTTCGCATAGTACACAGAGATGTGAAGGCCAGCAACATTTTGCTCGACTCTAAGCTGCTCCCAAAAGTTTCTGATTTTGGCCTTGCAAAGCTAT TGGATATCTTGCGCCAGAGTATGCCATGCGCGGACACTTAA
- the LOC106322485 gene encoding probable LRR receptor-like serine/threonine-protein kinase At1g56140 isoform X1 → MTQTTTLLSNVTAISKTTQSAASPPCTVQALFSFSLFFVSVCQPLNTGVLLIYFHSKVFGIDVVGPIPPQLWTLTYLTNLNLAQNYITGSLSPAVGNLTRMEWLTFGINALSGPFPKEIGLLTKLKSLYMGNYGLRGEIPLSFANLVLLEDVKILGTSLTGPIPSSFSNLISLRELSIGDIPNGGSLKFIKDMKSLSILVLRNSNLTGTIPSNIAEYTSLQQVDLSFIKLHGPIPASLFSLSKLTHLFLGNNTLNGSLPTQKSKTLSNIDVSYNDLSGSLPSWVSLPNLKLNLVANNFTLKSLDKRGLLGLKCLQKNFPCNRGKGIYSDFFINCGGPQIRSVTVKVFEKENEDLGSASSTVSYVQRWAVSSVGLFAGSSNNMWVINSLDSEIFQSARHSSSSLRYYGLGLENGGYTVTLQFAEIDILGTNSWRGLGTRRFNIYVQGRLVVRDFDICKTSGDTTVQAVMKEYKANVSENYLEIHLFWAGKGSFTVPVLGTFGPLISAVSAKPDFTPTVGNRPPTKEKHKTGLVVGAIVGLGLLGIFAGAGMFIIRKSRKRYTDDEELLSMDVKPYTFAYSELKTATQDFNPSNKLGEGGFGSVYKGNLKDGREIAVKVLSAGSRQGKGQFVAEIVAISAVLHRNLVKLYGCCYEGDYRLLVYEYLPNGSLDQALFGGDRILHLDWSTRFEICMGVSRGLAYLHEEASVRIVHRDVKASNILLDSKLLPKVSDFGLAKLLDILRQSMPCADT, encoded by the exons ATGACACAGACTACAACCCTCTTATCAAATGTAACTGCAATTTCCAAAACTACACAATCTGCTGCATCACCGCCCTGTACAGTACAAGCTCTCTTTTCTTTCTCTCTCTTTTTTGTCTCTGTATGTCAGCCACTGAATACTGGCGTGCTGTTGATTTATTTCCACAGCAAGGTTTTTGGGATAGATGTTGTAG GGCCTATACCTCCACAGCTCTGGACTTTGACATACCTCACCAATCT GAACCTCGCTCAAAATTATATTACAGGCTCCCTTTCTCCTGCAGTCGGAAATTTGACTCGAATGGAATGGCT AACTTTTGGGATCAATGCCTTGTCTGGCCCCTTTCCTAAGGAAATTGGTTTGCTTACAAAGTTGAAATCGCT ATACATGGGAAATTATGGACTTAGAGGGGAAATACCCTTATCATTTGCTAATCTCGTATTGCTGGAAGACGT GAAAATTCTAGGAACTAGCTTAACTGGTCCGATACCATCGTCATTTTCCAACTTAATTTCTCTGAGAGAACT GAGTATTGGTGATATACCCAATGGAGGTTCTCTTAAGTTCATCAAAGACATGAAATCTTTAAGTATATT AGTATTGAGGAACAGCAATCTCACTGGGACAATACCCTCCAATATCGCGGAATACACAAGTCTGCAACAAGT AGATTTAAGCTTCATCAAACTACATGGACCAATTCCGGCTTCACTTTTCAGCTTAAGTAAACTTACTCACTT GTTTCTGGGAAACAACACGTTGAATGGTTCGTTGCCCACTCAAAAGAGCAAGACTTTGAGCAATAT AGATGTTTCGTACAATGATTTGTCTGGTAGTCTTCCTTCATGGGTCAGCTTACCAAATTTGAAACT CAACCTTGTTGCTAACAATTTCACCTTGAAAAGTCTTGACAAGAG AGGTTTACTAGGACTGAAGTGCCTGCAGAAGAACTTCCCCTGCAATCGAGGCAAAGGAATCT ATTCTGATTTTTTTATCAACTGCGGAGGGCCACAAATACGGTCTGTTACCGTAAAGGTATTTGAGAAGGAGAATGAGGATCTTGGATCAGCTTCATCTACCGTGAGTTATGTTCAGAGATGGGCAGTCAGTAGTGTAGGACTTTTTGCCGGGAGTAGCAATAATATGTGGGTTATCAACAGTCTGGACTCCGAGATTTTTCAGTCAGCAAGACATTCTTCATCTTCTCTAAGGTATTATGGGTTGGGACTAGAAAATGGAGGTTATACTGTAACACTTCAGTTTGCTGAAATAGATATTCTTGGTACAAACTCGTGGAGAGGTTTAGGAACACGACGTTTCAACATTTATGTCCAG GGAAGACTTGTTGTAAGGGATTTTGATATATGCAAAACATCTGGTGACACTACTGTCCAAGCAGTAATGAAAGAATATAAAGCAAATGTATCTGAAAATTATCTTGAAATTCATCTTTTCTGGGCTGGCAAAGGATCATTTACTGTTCCTGTTCTAGGTACTTTTGGCCCACTAATATCGGCCGTCAGTGCAAAACCAG ATTTTACACCAACTGTGGGCAATAGGCCACCAACAAAAGAAAAGCATAAGACTGGTCTTGTCGTGGGTGCTATTGTTGGCCTTGGACTTTTAGGCATTTTTGCCGGCGCGGGTATGTTCATCATCCGAAAAAGCCGTAAGCGTTACACAGATGATGAAG AGCTGCTTAGTATGGACGTAAAGCCTTACACTTTTGCTTACTCTGAACTTAAAACTGCCACTCAAGATTTCAATCCTTCAAACAAGCTTGGCGAGGGAGGATTTGGGTCTGTATATAAG GGAAACCTGAAGGATGGAAGGGAGATTGCTGTTAAAGTGTTGTCAGCTGGATCTCGACAGGGAAAGGGACAATTTGTTGCAGAAATCGTAGCAATTTCTGCAGTTCTGCATCGCAATCTAGTAAAGCTTTACGGGTGCTGCTATGAAGGAGATTATCGTTTGCTTGTATATGAGTATCTCCCAAATGGAAGTCTCGATCAGGCACTATTTG GAGGTGACAGAATTTTACATCTTGATTGGTCAACCCGTTTTGAGATATGCATGGGAGTGTCCAGGGGTCTAGCCTACCTCCACGAGGAGGCCAGTGTTCGCATAGTACACAGAGATGTGAAGGCCAGCAACATTTTGCTCGACTCTAAGCTGCTCCCAAAAGTTTCTGATTTTGGCCTTGCAAAGCTAT TGGATATCTTGCGCCAGAGTATGCCATGCGCGGACACTTAA